The following are from one region of the Coffea eugenioides isolate CCC68of chromosome 2, Ceug_1.0, whole genome shotgun sequence genome:
- the LOC113760298 gene encoding pentatricopeptide repeat-containing protein At3g24000, mitochondrial-like: MKVLFPVKSAKANTIPPFYLLKFLHSLSKRSCSVTLPASEPQTPPTAHLSPDDLNNLLNKATQAKSIRHATQIHTQLIIQDYIFLPFLFNSLLNLYAKCGHLNQALAFFNAPTVQARRTLNFEHKNVVTWTSVITQLSHYHKPFKALTFFNDMRRTGVYPNHFTFSALLPACADSLIIFHGHQIHCLIRKHGFESDLFVGSALLNMYAKCGDVMLAKTVFDEMPERNIVSWNSMIVGCLQNSLHNEAFGVFVEVLREGSLVPDQVSISGVLSACANMGAGLNGGRQVHGVVVKHRLVSLAYVRNSLMDMYFKCGCFDDGFKLCGALEDRDVVTWNIMIMGCVENDNFEEACNHFWVMRREGVSPDEASFSSVLHAAACIAALDQGTLIHSQMVKAGFDRNTCVASSLITLYAKCGSLADSQRVFNQCEENNVVSWTAIISAYQQHGCASQVITLFEDMLRKGIKPDYITFVCLLSACSHSGLIDEGFSYFHSMTQRHDMKPGHEHYACMVDMLSRAGRLQEAKKFVETMPIQADASIWGALLGACRNYGNLEMGRVVAEKLFKIEPDNPGNYVLLSDMYSRRGKLEEADEIRRLMGVNRVKKEPGCSWLDIKNTTYVFKVHDRSHSRTHEIYKMLEKMEEMVKQKGYDGETGRKDGVDGHKSSWYHSERLALAFGLLTVPLGAPIRIKKNLRTCNDCHTVMKFASEIFNREIIVRDINRFHRFTNGLCSCGDYW; this comes from the coding sequence ATGAAAGTACTTTTCCCTGTAAAATCTGCCAAGGCCAACACAATTCCGCCCTTTTACCTGCTGAAATTCTTGCATAGCTTGAGCAAACGAAGTTGTTCAGTTACTTTACCAGCATCAGAACCACAGACACCACCAACAGCCCATCTTTCTCCAGATGATCTCAACAATCTCCTTAATAAAGCAACTCAAGCAAAAAGTATCAGACATGCCACCCAAATCCACACCCAACTCATCATCCAAGACTACATTTTTCTCCCTTTCCTCTTCAACAGTCTCCTCAACTTGTATGCTAAATGTGGCCACCTCAACCAAGCACTTGCATTCTTCAACGCTCCAACGGTGCAAGCAAGAAGAACCCTTAATTTTGAGCACAAGAATGTAGTCACTTGGACATCTGTTATTACTCAACTGTCACATTACCACAAGCCCTTTAAAGCTCTCACCTTTTTCAATGATATGAGGAGGACCGGTGTTTACCCGAACCACTTCACCTTTTCTGCTCTTTTGCCAGCTTGTGCTGATAGTTTGATAATTTTTCATGGACATCAGATTCATTGTTTGATTCGTAAACATGGGTTCGAGAGTGATTTGTTTGTGGGTAGTGCTTTGTTGAATATGTATGCGAAATGTGGTGATGTTATGTTAGCGAAGAcggtgtttgatgaaatgcctgaAAGAAATATTGTTTCTTGGAATTCTATGATCGTCGGGTGCTTGCAAAACAGCCTTCATAATGAGGCTTTTGGGGTTTTTGTAGAAGTTCTTCGTGAGGGGTCCTTGGTTCCTGATCAAGTGAGTATTTCTGGTGTTTTAAGTGCTTGTGCTAATATGGGTGCTGGTTTGAATGGTGGGAGACAAGTTCACGGAGTTGTTGTGAAACATAGGTTGGTTTCTTTAGCCTATGTGAGGAACTCTTTAATGGACATGTATTTCAAGTGTGGGTGCTTTGATGATGGTTTTAAGTTGTGTGGCGCTTTAGAGGACAGAGATGTTGTTACATGGAATATAATGATCATGGGGTGTGTTGAGAATGACAACTTTGAGGAGGCTTGCAACCACTTTTGGGTGATGAGGCGCGAAGGAGTTTCACCTGATGAGGCATCATTTTCCTCTGTACTTCATGCTGCTGCTTGTATTGCAGCACTGGATCAGGGTACTTTGATACATAGTCAGATGGTAAAGGCTGGCTTTGACAGAAATACATGTGTTGCGAGCTCATTGATAACTTTGTATGCTAAATGTGGAAGCTTGGCTGATTCTCAACGGGTTTTTAACCAGTGCGAGGAAAATAATGTGGTATCTTGGACGGCAATAATATCGGCATACCAGCAACATGGCTGTGCAAGCCAAGTAATAACTTTGTTTGAAGACATGCTGCGCAAGGGGATTAAACCTGATTATATAACCTTTGTATGTCTCTTATCAGCTTGTAGTCATAGCGGGCTCATTGATGAAGGATTTTCTTACTTCCATTCAATGACACAGAGGCACGATATGAAACCCGGCCACGAACACTATGCCTGCATGGTTGACATGCTTAGTCGTGCGGGTCGATTGCAAGAAGCCAAGAAATTTGTGGAAACAATGCCAATTCAGGCTGATGCATCTATCTGGGGGGCTTTGCTTGGAGCTTGTAGGAATTATGGAAATCTTGAGATGGGTAGAGTAGTTGCAGAGAAGCTTTTCAAAATTGAGCCAGATAACCCAGGAAATTATGTGCTTCTTTCGGACATGTATTCACGTCGTGGGAAACTAGAAGAAGCAGATGAAATTAGGAGGTTAATGGGTGTCAACAGGGTTAAAAAAGAGCCTGGTTGTAGTTGGCTTGACATTAAGAACACCACCTATGTCTTCAAAGTTCATGACAGGTCACACTCTAGAACCCATGAAATCTATAAGATGCTGGAGAAGATGGAGGAGATGGTAAAGCAGAAAGGCTATGACGGTGAAACAGGAAGAAAAGATGGCGTGGACGGACACAAGAGCTCATGGTATCATAGTGAAAGACTTGCCCTAGCATTTGGACTCCTGACTGTTCCTTTAGGAGCTCCCATTAGAATAAAGAAGAATCTTAGGACTTGTAATGATTGCCATACAGTCATGAAGTTTGCTTCAGAGATTTTCAACAGAGAAATAATTGTTAGGGATATAAATCGATTTCATAGGTTCACCAATGGTTTATGTTCATGTGGTGATTACTGGTGA